AAAACCAGTCAACTGAATGAAGTTAGCACTCTAGAACTAGCCCAAGCCCTGATGGAAAGGCTAAGTATCTCACCTAACGATTGGCATCGCCTCAAGTCTAACCGCAATTCTCGCGCTAGTGAACAAGCCGCCGCAGCTGTTTTGTATCTCGTCCAAAATCAGCCACAAGAAGCCATAGTTAGATTAGAACAAGCGGTTGGTTGGTTAGATAAATCAATTTCCGCGCCTCCCTGTGAGAGTCATGGGAATAAGGGATGAAGGAAGTAACCTACCATAAAATTAAGCATAATGGTGGGTTAGCGCAGCGTAACCCACCCTACAATTTTTTGGTATTTCCAGTCTTTAGCGTCGCAAGGACAAAC
The Nodularia sp. LEGE 06071 genome window above contains:
- a CDS encoding DUF6439 family protein, translating into MSQPTQLPKTSQLNEVSTLELAQALMERLSISPNDWHRLKSNRNSRASEQAAAAVLYLVQNQPQEAIVRLEQAVGWLDKSISAPPCESHGNKG